Proteins from a genomic interval of Kozakia baliensis:
- a CDS encoding IS110 family RNA-guided transposase → MDQVIIGVDTHKSNHIAVAINTHGARLGEKTIPTTSRGYRDLEIWASGFGQVKAFGIEGTGSFGANLSRALMAKGHVVMDVMRPNRQIRYLQGKSDALDAEGAARSVLNGQTTALAKTQTGTSEMLRHLKVARDSAVKARSQAMITLKTLIINAPVELRDTLEKINGRITLIRHLAAWHQPTQINSPTASAKMVLRSIARRCLALHEEVDGHDRELERMAHEKAPGLMASHGISTMTVAEMLILVGDNPERIRSEAALAKLCGVCPVPASSGKTNRMRLNRGGNRQANAALYRVAIVRMRDHEMTRAYVAKRTTEGKTRREIVRCLERYIVREIYRHLCGSQTSPRPV, encoded by the coding sequence ATGGATCAGGTCATTATCGGCGTCGACACTCACAAGTCCAACCATATTGCTGTTGCGATTAACACTCACGGTGCTCGTTTGGGCGAAAAAACCATTCCAACAACCAGCCGGGGATATCGTGATCTTGAAATCTGGGCATCAGGTTTCGGGCAGGTCAAGGCTTTTGGTATTGAAGGAACCGGCTCTTTTGGCGCCAATCTCTCTCGCGCCCTTATGGCAAAAGGCCATGTCGTAATGGATGTCATGCGCCCTAATCGTCAGATCCGCTATCTTCAAGGCAAATCTGACGCTCTTGATGCGGAGGGAGCCGCCCGATCAGTCCTGAATGGGCAGACAACAGCTCTGGCCAAGACACAAACTGGCACATCAGAAATGCTCCGTCACCTCAAGGTTGCGCGCGACAGCGCTGTCAAAGCCCGTTCTCAGGCCATGATCACGTTGAAAACGTTGATTATCAATGCGCCAGTTGAACTCCGCGATACGCTTGAAAAGATAAACGGGCGCATCACATTGATCCGGCATCTGGCGGCGTGGCACCAGCCGACGCAGATAAATTCTCCAACAGCTTCAGCGAAAATGGTCCTGAGGTCCATTGCACGTCGTTGTCTGGCGCTCCATGAGGAGGTTGACGGTCATGACCGGGAACTGGAGCGCATGGCGCATGAAAAAGCCCCTGGACTGATGGCGTCTCATGGTATCTCAACCATGACAGTGGCCGAAATGCTGATTCTGGTGGGAGATAATCCGGAGCGTATCAGATCCGAAGCGGCATTGGCCAAACTCTGTGGTGTCTGTCCTGTTCCAGCCTCAAGCGGCAAGACAAACCGTATGCGATTAAATCGTGGGGGAAACCGTCAGGCTAATGCTGCCCTGTATCGCGTGGCTATCGTGCGAATGCGCGATCATGAAATGACCCGAGCCTACGTGGCAAAAAGAACGACGGAAGGAAAAACACGCCGGGAAATTGTCAGATGCCTTGAACGATACATTGTACGCGAAATCTACCGTCATCTTTGTGGGTCACAAACATCACCACGCCCAGTTTGA